A region of the Leucobacter komagatae genome:
CGAGCAGCACGGCCTCCTGCAGCGCCGTCCAACCGAGGTTGTTCACGTGGTTCGGGTCGATGCCCGCGGCCAGCAGCATGCGGGTCACCTCGACGTGGCCGTGCTCGCCGGCCGGGATCAGCGCGGTACCGCCAAAGCGGTTGGTGCTCTTCAAATCGGCCCCGTGCGCGAGCGTCAGGCGAAGGATCTCGTTGTACCCCTCGGCGCCCGCATACAGGTACGCGCTGTCCTCGATATCGTCCTTCGCGTTCACGTCAGCACCGGCCTCGATGAGGGCTGTCGCGGCGGCGACGGCGTTTGCCTTCGTTGCTGCGACGAGGGGAGTCCTGCCGGCCTCACCACGAAGCTCGAGGTCTGCCCCCCGCTCAATTGCCGACCGGACCCCGTCGCCATCGTCGGCGGCGACCGCGGCGGCGAGGTCGGCGTTCGCCTGCGGGTCTGGCTGCACGGGTTCGGGCTTCGGCGTTGGGGTCGCCGCGGGTGGCTTCGGGGACGCCGTGGGCTGGCGCGACTCAGGTTCGGCGGCGCAGCCCGCGAGCAACGTTACCCCAGCAACGAGGAGAGCTGGGAGCACGAGGCGCGTACGACCGAGCGGCCTGGCGGTGTGTGAACGGGCGGGGAAGATACGTGCCACTGGTGATTCTCCTCGGGGTGCGGTGAGTGCTCGCAATAGTAATCCTCGGAGCTGTGCCGGAGCGGGGCGGCCGGCGCCCGCGCGCCGGTAGCGACAGTATGCAAACTGCACACCACCGACGGCGAGCTGGGCCAACAACGGCCCGAAATCGCGTGAAATTGGCTCGTAGCATTGCGAGTGCAACCGGGCAGGAGGTCATCGTGGACCACCCGGGAAAGGACGGCAATGAGGCTGAAACACCTGCTCTGGGAATCTCCCGCCGCTGGCTCGGAGCGCGACTGCATCGGTGACGAGCGCGGCATTCTGAGCTACCAGGAAACTGACATCCAGGCCCGGGCGCTCGCGCGGCAGCTCGCCGAGGCTGGCATCGGGGAGGGCGACGTGGTCGCGCTCATGCTTGAGAACAGCGTCGAGCTGCTGCTCGGGATACTCGCTGCCTGGCTCCTTGGCGCGGCCGCGACCCCGATCAACCCGACGTTCACCGAGCGCGAGCTGAACTACCAGCTTGAGGATTCGAACGCGAAGCTCCTCATCGCAGACGAGCACACGTCGGTCGCAGCCAACGGGCTCGCGATCGCGCGCCTTGATCTCGCTGACATCCGTGCACGACTCCGCGGCCCCGTTGCAGCAGGCAGCCCAGGCGGCCCAGGCAGCCCAGGCAGCCCAGGCAGCCCCGTTGGCCCAGCCAGGCCTGGCTCACCACTCCCGACCCCCGAAACGCCGGCCGACCAGCTCGCACTGCTCATTTACACGAGCGGGTCGACGGGGCAGCCGAAGGGCGTCATGCTCGACCACGCGAACCTGCACGCGATGGCTGAGGGGCTCGCGACCCACACAGCGATCACCGCGGACGATCGCGCACTCGTCGTACTCCCGATGTTTCACGTCAACGCAATCTGCGTGAGCTGGCTGGCGCCGATGCTCGTCGGCGGGTCAACGGTCATTATGCCCCGGTTCACGCCGACGGGTCTGCTCGATGCAATCGCACGCTTCCGGCCCACCTACTTCTCGGTGGTTCCAGCAATTCTTGCGAAGCTCGTTGAGTTGCCGAGAGACACCCCGGTGGACTTCAGCTCCGTTCGGTTTGTGATCTGCGGGGCGGCCCCGGTCTCGGCCGAGCTGCTGCAGCTCAGTGCTGACCGCTTCGGCCTACACATCATCGAGGGCTACGGCCTCACTGAGTCAACGTGCGCGTCGGCGTGTATCCCCCTCGCGGGCCCCCACAAGATCGGCACAGTCGGGCCGGCACTCGCTGGCCAGCGGATCAAGCTCACGGACCCCGATGGGAACCCCGTGCCGACGGGCGAGCGCGGCGAGGTGCGAATTAGCGGGCCCACCATTATGCGCGGCTACCTCGGGCGCCCCGAAGCAACCGCCGAGACGATCGTCGATGGCTGGCTCCGCACAGGAGATGTCGGCGTGCTCGACGAAGACGGATATCTCAGGATCGTCGACCGCATCAAAGACATGATCATTCGCGGCGGCGAGAACCTGTACCCGAAAGAGATCGAGGCACACCTGGCGGCCCACCCAGCGGTGCTCGAATCGGCGGTCGTTGGTGCGCAGCACCCGCAGCTCGGCGAGGTGCCCGTCGCGTATGTCGTGCTGCTGCCGGGGGCGGAAGCGACGAGCGCCGACCTCCTCGCGCACTGCGCGGCGGGCCTCATGAAAGTGAAGGTTCCGGCACGGCTCACGCTTGTCGACGACCTACCCCGCAACC
Encoded here:
- a CDS encoding ankyrin repeat domain-containing protein, yielding MARIFPARSHTARPLGRTRLVLPALLVAGVTLLAGCAAEPESRQPTASPKPPAATPTPKPEPVQPDPQANADLAAAVAADDGDGVRSAIERGADLELRGEAGRTPLVAATKANAVAAATALIEAGADVNAKDDIEDSAYLYAGAEGYNEILRLTLAHGADLKSTNRFGGTALIPAGEHGHVEVTRMLLAAGIDPNHVNNLGWTALQEAVLLGTDGPDHQETVRLLLAGGADPNLRDGQGNTPLANAQARGSWALAELIQAAGGV
- a CDS encoding class I adenylate-forming enzyme family protein; translation: MRLKHLLWESPAAGSERDCIGDERGILSYQETDIQARALARQLAEAGIGEGDVVALMLENSVELLLGILAAWLLGAAATPINPTFTERELNYQLEDSNAKLLIADEHTSVAANGLAIARLDLADIRARLRGPVAAGSPGGPGSPGSPGSPVGPARPGSPLPTPETPADQLALLIYTSGSTGQPKGVMLDHANLHAMAEGLATHTAITADDRALVVLPMFHVNAICVSWLAPMLVGGSTVIMPRFTPTGLLDAIARFRPTYFSVVPAILAKLVELPRDTPVDFSSVRFVICGAAPVSAELLQLSADRFGLHIIEGYGLTESTCASACIPLAGPHKIGTVGPALAGQRIKLTDPDGNPVPTGERGEVRISGPTIMRGYLGRPEATAETIVDGWLRTGDVGVLDEDGYLRIVDRIKDMIIRGGENLYPKEIEAHLAAHPAVLESAVVGAQHPQLGEVPVAYVVLLPGAEATSADLLAHCAAGLMKVKVPARLTLVDDLPRNPVGKVDKPELRRQTPPVAEPVRQRVSA